A single genomic interval of Adhaeribacter pallidiroseus harbors:
- a CDS encoding L-ribulose-5-phosphate 4-epimerase produces the protein MSTYAHLQEEAYRANMQLPKLGLVLFTFGNVSAADRSQGVFAIKPSGIPYADLTPEKMVIVDFEGNTVAGNLRPSSDTKTHAVLYKHWDKIGGIVHTHSTYATAWAQAQRDIPIYGTTHADHNTVDIPCAPPMSDEMIQGDYEYQTGFQIMDYLRAKDMSYEEVEMILVGNHAPFTWGKTADKAVYNSAVVEEIARMAFLTEQIRPDVPRLQNSLIKKHFERKHGPLSYYGQ, from the coding sequence ATGAGTACTTACGCACACCTTCAGGAAGAGGCTTACCGGGCCAATATGCAATTACCCAAACTGGGTTTAGTGTTGTTTACCTTTGGTAACGTAAGTGCCGCCGACCGGAGCCAGGGCGTTTTTGCCATTAAGCCCAGCGGGATACCCTACGCAGATTTGACGCCGGAGAAAATGGTAATCGTGGATTTTGAGGGGAACACCGTTGCCGGCAACCTGCGCCCTTCTTCCGATACCAAAACGCACGCCGTGCTTTACAAACACTGGGATAAAATTGGTGGTATCGTGCATACGCATTCTACTTACGCCACCGCTTGGGCCCAGGCGCAACGCGATATTCCGATATATGGCACCACGCACGCCGATCATAATACCGTAGATATTCCCTGTGCGCCACCTATGAGCGACGAAATGATTCAGGGCGATTACGAATACCAGACTGGCTTTCAAATAATGGATTATTTGCGGGCAAAAGATATGAGCTACGAAGAAGTAGAAATGATATTAGTAGGAAATCATGCCCCGTTTACCTGGGGCAAAACGGCAGATAAAGCGGTTTATAACAGCGCGGTGGTAGAAGAAATAGCGCGTATGGCTTTCTTAACCGAGCAGATCCGGCCGGATGTTCCCCGTTTGCAAAACTCCTTGATTAAAAAACATTTTGAACGCAAACACGGTCCGCTTTCCTATTATGGACAATGA
- a CDS encoding sodium:solute symporter family transporter, protein MSKFATIDYVIFIVYFIVVSGYGYWVYRRDRNVNADSKDYFLAEGTLTWWAIGASLIASNISAEQFIGMSGNGFVVGIAVAAYEWIAAIALIIVAVWFIPVYLKNRIFTMPQFLQNRYNNTVALIMAIFWLFLYVFVNLTSILYLGALAINNLAGGANFHLIVIALAIFAIIITLGGMNVIGYTDVIQVTVLILGGLATTYTALTLVSEKFGLGSDVIAGFNALLRDSPDHFRMIIDRPGPNAPQAEINKYLMLPGIAMYFAGIWIVNLNYWGCNQYITQRALGANLETARTGILFAGLLKLMMPIIVMLPGIAAYVLYKNGSLQQEMAPGGTFNADNAYSAILGFLPTGMKGLSLAALTAAIVASLAGKANSISTIFTLDIYKKYINPKSDEKNLIRIGKITIVVATLFSIFLTWDDLLGIGGEGGFTFIQKYTGFISPGVFAMFLLGMFWKRTTGTAAVAGLLTGFILSVIFNNYAPAWFGNETFLYTAYPNGKGGYEIPFQICMGLAFLFTMIVMIALSLAGPKINPKAFVLDSTMFRVSKPTLALIVITLLLISALYVRFW, encoded by the coding sequence ATGAGCAAATTCGCTACCATTGATTACGTTATTTTTATCGTCTACTTTATTGTAGTTTCCGGTTATGGTTATTGGGTTTACCGGCGCGACCGCAACGTAAACGCAGACAGTAAAGATTACTTCCTGGCCGAAGGAACCCTCACCTGGTGGGCCATTGGAGCTTCCCTGATTGCTTCTAACATTTCGGCGGAGCAGTTCATTGGCATGAGCGGTAACGGGTTTGTGGTGGGTATTGCGGTAGCGGCTTATGAATGGATTGCCGCCATTGCTTTAATTATTGTGGCTGTTTGGTTTATACCCGTTTATTTAAAAAACCGAATTTTTACCATGCCGCAGTTTTTACAGAACCGGTATAACAACACCGTTGCCCTTATAATGGCTATTTTCTGGCTTTTCTTGTACGTGTTTGTTAATTTAACTTCCATCTTGTATTTGGGTGCCCTGGCCATAAATAACCTGGCGGGTGGCGCTAACTTTCACCTGATTGTAATTGCTTTAGCTATTTTCGCCATCATTATAACTTTGGGCGGCATGAATGTTATTGGCTATACCGATGTAATTCAGGTTACCGTGCTTATATTGGGCGGTTTGGCGACTACTTATACCGCTTTAACTTTGGTGAGCGAAAAGTTTGGGTTAGGCAGCGATGTAATTGCCGGTTTTAATGCTTTGCTCCGCGATTCGCCGGACCACTTCCGGATGATTATTGACCGACCGGGACCCAACGCGCCGCAAGCCGAAATTAATAAATACCTGATGCTTCCGGGTATTGCCATGTATTTTGCCGGTATCTGGATTGTTAACCTGAACTACTGGGGTTGTAACCAATACATTACGCAACGGGCTTTAGGAGCCAACCTCGAAACTGCCCGGACCGGCATTTTATTCGCGGGTTTGCTTAAGTTAATGATGCCCATTATTGTAATGTTGCCCGGTATTGCAGCCTACGTATTGTACAAAAATGGTTCCTTGCAGCAAGAAATGGCGCCCGGTGGTACTTTTAACGCGGACAACGCGTATTCGGCTATTCTGGGCTTTTTGCCAACCGGTATGAAAGGCTTATCCCTGGCCGCGCTTACGGCGGCTATTGTGGCTTCACTGGCGGGTAAAGCCAACAGTATTTCCACCATCTTTACGCTGGATATTTACAAGAAGTATATCAATCCTAAATCCGATGAAAAAAACTTAATCCGCATTGGTAAAATCACCATTGTAGTGGCCACCTTGTTTTCTATTTTCCTGACCTGGGACGATTTACTGGGCATTGGCGGTGAAGGAGGATTTACTTTTATTCAAAAATATACGGGCTTTATCAGTCCGGGTGTATTTGCCATGTTCTTACTCGGAATGTTCTGGAAACGGACCACGGGTACCGCAGCCGTAGCGGGTTTGTTAACCGGTTTTATTTTATCAGTAATTTTTAATAACTATGCTCCGGCCTGGTTTGGTAACGAAACTTTTCTGTATACGGCTTATCCCAACGGTAAAGGCGGTTACGAAATTCCCTTCCAGATTTGCATGGGTCTGGCTTTCCTGTTCACCATGATCGTGATGATTGCTTTAAGCTTAGCAGGTCCCAAAATAAATCCCAAAGCCTTTGTACTCGATTCCACCATGTTCCGGGTTTCTAAACCTACCTTGGCGCTAATTGTAATTACCCTGTTATTAATTTCCGCGTTGTACGTGCGTTTCTGGTAA
- the araA gene encoding L-arabinose isomerase, whose translation MINLKELEVWFITGSQHLYGEETLNQVAEHSQQIAQALDQAAQIPVRVVFKPTVKTTEEIYRICQEANVADKCVGIITWMHTFSPAKMWITGLKILQKPLLHLHTQFNRDIPWNSIDMDFMNLNQSAHGDREFGFMVSRMRINRKVVVGYWQDPEVLEQINGWSRAAAGWYDWQGAKFVRFGDNMRYVAVTDGDKVEAEMQFGFSVNTHGIGDLVKVINAVSDSAVSQLIQEYEERYTLAESLRQGSAQHTSLQEAAKIEIGLRTFLQEGHYKGFSDTFEDLHGMGQLPGIAAQRLMAEGYGFAGEGDWKTAALVRAMKVMGSGLPGGNAFMEDYTYHFNPDNALVLGSHMLEIDESIAAGKPSCQVHPLGIGGKADPVRLVFNVAGGSALNASVIDMGNRFRLIVNEVEAVAPQYDLPQLPVARVLWKPYPDMKTGCAAWILAGGAHHTCYSQNLSAEILQDFAEMAGIECVLIDKDTKLNQLRNELRWSEVYYQVNKKF comes from the coding sequence ATGATAAATTTAAAAGAATTGGAAGTCTGGTTTATAACGGGTAGCCAGCATTTATACGGTGAAGAAACCTTAAACCAGGTAGCAGAACATTCCCAGCAAATAGCCCAAGCTTTAGATCAGGCCGCGCAAATCCCGGTGCGGGTGGTTTTTAAACCCACCGTAAAAACCACCGAAGAAATATATCGCATTTGCCAGGAAGCCAATGTAGCCGATAAATGCGTTGGAATTATTACCTGGATGCACACCTTTTCGCCGGCTAAAATGTGGATTACCGGCTTAAAGATTTTACAAAAACCGTTGCTGCACCTGCATACCCAATTCAACCGCGATATTCCGTGGAACTCTATTGATATGGATTTCATGAACCTGAACCAAAGCGCCCATGGCGACCGGGAATTTGGCTTTATGGTGTCGCGGATGCGCATTAACCGCAAAGTGGTAGTAGGTTATTGGCAAGACCCCGAGGTTTTGGAGCAAATAAATGGCTGGAGCCGGGCGGCGGCCGGTTGGTACGATTGGCAAGGGGCTAAATTCGTGCGTTTTGGCGATAACATGCGCTACGTAGCCGTAACCGATGGGGATAAAGTAGAAGCCGAGATGCAATTTGGTTTTTCGGTAAATACCCACGGCATCGGTGATTTGGTAAAAGTTATAAACGCGGTAAGCGACTCGGCAGTTAGCCAGTTAATTCAGGAATACGAGGAGCGCTATACCTTGGCCGAATCTTTACGTCAGGGTAGCGCCCAGCATACGTCGTTGCAAGAAGCGGCTAAAATTGAAATCGGTTTGCGTACCTTTTTACAGGAAGGCCACTACAAAGGCTTTTCCGATACATTCGAGGATTTGCACGGCATGGGTCAACTACCGGGTATTGCGGCCCAGCGGTTAATGGCCGAAGGTTATGGTTTTGCGGGTGAAGGCGACTGGAAAACGGCCGCTTTAGTGCGGGCTATGAAAGTAATGGGCAGCGGTTTACCGGGCGGCAACGCCTTTATGGAAGACTATACCTACCACTTTAATCCGGATAATGCTTTGGTTTTAGGTTCGCACATGTTGGAGATAGACGAATCGATTGCGGCCGGCAAACCTTCCTGCCAAGTGCATCCGCTCGGAATAGGCGGCAAAGCCGACCCCGTGCGTTTGGTGTTTAACGTGGCGGGCGGTTCTGCTTTAAATGCTTCGGTAATTGATATGGGTAATCGTTTTCGGTTAATTGTAAATGAAGTAGAAGCGGTAGCCCCCCAATACGATTTGCCCCAATTGCCGGTGGCTCGGGTTCTGTGGAAACCCTACCCCGACATGAAAACCGGTTGCGCTGCCTGGATTTTAGCGGGCGGCGCACATCATACGTGTTACAGCCAGAACTTAAGCGCCGAAATTCTGCAGGACTTTGCCGAAATGGCCGGTATTGAGTGCGTATTGATTGATAAAGATACCAAACTAAATCAGCTACGCAACGAACTGCGCTGGAGCGAAGTGTACTACCAGGTAAATAAGAAATTTTAA
- a CDS encoding 3'-5' exonuclease: MREYLLFIDTEATGLPKNWNAPFSLAGNWPHAVQVSWIIYSPEGQLIKLENHYIHEADIQITPSAFKVHGITSEYLKQHGESRTKVLTFLANDLAQFQPVVVGHFMKFDALVLGADYYRMGWENPLALLPTFCTMEATTAYVRNPRVKYLRLGDLYAILFKTTLKQQHNALVDARATAECFFELVKRHDINLQHILQQEIKQKPSPAILKIKNPPKRIKYGVIAFILFLFTLLLYYWL; encoded by the coding sequence GTGAGAGAATACTTATTGTTTATTGATACCGAGGCTACCGGACTTCCCAAAAACTGGAATGCTCCTTTTTCGTTGGCTGGAAACTGGCCGCACGCCGTGCAGGTATCCTGGATTATTTACTCGCCGGAGGGGCAACTGATTAAATTGGAAAACCACTACATACACGAGGCAGATATCCAAATTACCCCTTCGGCTTTTAAAGTGCACGGCATTACCTCCGAATATTTAAAACAGCACGGCGAAAGCCGTACAAAAGTACTCACCTTTTTAGCCAATGATTTAGCGCAATTCCAACCCGTGGTAGTAGGCCATTTCATGAAATTTGATGCTTTAGTGCTGGGAGCAGATTACTACCGGATGGGATGGGAGAACCCGCTTGCCTTATTACCAACCTTTTGCACCATGGAGGCCACCACTGCTTATGTGCGCAACCCCCGGGTAAAATATCTTCGGCTCGGCGATTTATATGCCATTCTGTTTAAAACTACTTTAAAACAGCAACATAACGCTTTAGTAGATGCCCGGGCTACCGCCGAATGTTTTTTTGAACTAGTAAAAAGGCACGACATTAATTTGCAGCACATTTTGCAGCAGGAAATCAAACAAAAACCCTCCCCGGCCATCTTAAAAATTAAAAATCCGCCCAAAAGAATAAAATACGGTGTTATTGCTTTCATTCTGTTTTTGTTTACCCTTTTACTGTATTATTGGCTATGA